The proteins below are encoded in one region of Streptomyces cyanogenus:
- the pepN gene encoding aminopeptidase N, whose product MPGTNLTREEAQQRAELLTVDSYEIDLDLSGAQEGGTYRSVTTVRFDVARGGAESFIDLVAPTVHEVVLNGDRLEPAEVFKDSRIALPGLLQGPNVLRVVADCAYTNTGEGLHRFVDPVDEQAYLYTQFEVPDARRVFASFEQPDLKATFQFTVKAPEGWTVISNSPTPEPKDNVWVFEPTPRISTYITALIVGPYHSVHSVYEQDGQSVPLGIYCRPSLAEFLDSDAIFEVTRQGFAWFQEKFDYAYPFKKYDQLFVPEFNAGAMENAGAVTIRDQYVFRSKVTDAAYEVRAETILHELAHMWFGDLVTMEWWNDLWLNESFATYTSIACQAAAPGSRWPHSWTTFANSMKTWAYRQDQLPSTHPIMADIRDLDDVLVNFDGITYAKGASVLKQLVAYVGEDEFFKGVQAYFKRHAFGNTRLSDLLGALEETSGRDLKTWSKKWLETAGINILRPEVETDAEGLITSFGVRQEAPALPAGAKGEPTLRPHRIAIGLYDLSEAGKLVRTERIELDVDGELTAVPQLTGKRRPAVILLNDDDLSYAKVRLDEESLKAVTEHLGDFEASLPRALCWASAWDMTRDAELATRDYLSLVLSGIGKESDIGVVQSLHRQVKLAIDLYAAPATRESLLTRWTDATLAHLRTAEPGSDHQLAWARAFAATARTPEQLDLLEALLDGTQTIEGLAVDTELRWAFVQRLAAVGRYDETEIAGEYERDKTAAGERHAATARAARPTPEAKAEAWSSVIDSDKLPNAVQEAVIGGFVQTDQRELLAPYTDRYFEVLKGVWESRSHEIAQQIATGLYPSVQVSTETLAKTDTWLASAEPTAALRRLVSESRAGVERALKAQAADAAAAE is encoded by the coding sequence CCCCACGGTCCACGAGGTGGTCCTCAACGGCGACCGGCTGGAACCCGCCGAGGTCTTCAAGGACTCGCGGATCGCGCTGCCGGGGCTGCTTCAGGGGCCCAACGTCCTGCGCGTCGTCGCGGACTGCGCCTACACCAACACCGGTGAGGGCCTGCACCGCTTCGTCGACCCGGTGGACGAACAGGCCTACCTGTACACACAGTTCGAGGTGCCGGACGCCCGCCGCGTCTTCGCCTCCTTCGAGCAGCCGGATCTGAAGGCCACCTTCCAGTTCACCGTGAAGGCGCCCGAGGGCTGGACGGTCATTTCCAACTCGCCGACCCCGGAACCGAAGGACAACGTCTGGGTCTTCGAGCCGACCCCGCGGATCTCGACGTACATCACGGCGCTGATCGTCGGCCCCTACCACTCCGTGCACAGCGTGTACGAGCAGGACGGCCAGTCCGTGCCGCTCGGCATCTACTGCCGGCCCTCGCTCGCCGAGTTCCTCGACTCGGACGCGATCTTCGAGGTCACGCGGCAGGGCTTCGCCTGGTTCCAGGAGAAGTTCGACTACGCGTACCCCTTCAAGAAGTACGACCAGCTGTTCGTGCCCGAGTTCAACGCGGGCGCCATGGAGAACGCGGGCGCGGTCACCATCCGCGACCAGTACGTCTTCCGGTCCAAGGTGACCGACGCGGCGTACGAGGTGCGCGCCGAGACCATCCTGCACGAGCTGGCCCACATGTGGTTCGGCGACCTGGTCACCATGGAGTGGTGGAACGACCTGTGGCTGAACGAGTCGTTCGCCACGTACACGTCGATCGCGTGCCAGGCCGCGGCTCCGGGCTCGCGCTGGCCGCACTCGTGGACCACGTTCGCCAACTCGATGAAGACCTGGGCGTACCGGCAGGACCAGCTGCCGTCCACGCATCCGATCATGGCGGACATCCGCGACCTGGACGACGTGCTCGTCAACTTCGACGGCATCACGTACGCCAAGGGCGCGAGCGTGCTGAAGCAGCTCGTCGCGTACGTCGGCGAGGACGAGTTCTTCAAGGGCGTGCAGGCGTACTTCAAGCGGCACGCGTTCGGCAACACGCGCCTGTCCGACCTGCTGGGCGCGCTGGAGGAGACCTCCGGCCGCGACCTGAAGACCTGGTCGAAGAAGTGGCTGGAGACGGCCGGCATCAACATCCTCCGCCCCGAGGTGGAGACCGACGCCGAGGGTCTGATCACCTCCTTCGGCGTGCGCCAGGAGGCCCCGGCGCTCCCGGCCGGCGCCAAGGGCGAGCCGACCCTGCGCCCGCACCGCATCGCGATCGGCCTGTACGACCTCTCCGAGGCCGGCAAGCTGGTGCGCACCGAGCGGATCGAGCTGGACGTGGACGGTGAGCTGACCGCCGTACCGCAGCTGACGGGCAAGCGCCGCCCGGCGGTGATCCTGCTCAACGACGACGACCTGTCGTACGCGAAGGTCCGCCTGGACGAGGAGTCCCTGAAGGCCGTCACCGAGCACCTGGGCGACTTCGAGGCGTCCCTGCCGCGCGCCCTGTGCTGGGCGTCGGCCTGGGACATGACGCGGGACGCCGAGCTGGCCACCCGCGACTACCTCTCCCTGGTGCTGTCCGGCATCGGCAAGGAGTCCGACATCGGCGTGGTGCAGTCCCTGCACCGCCAGGTCAAGCTGGCCATCGACCTGTACGCCGCCCCGGCCACCCGCGAGTCCCTGCTGACCCGCTGGACCGACGCCACGCTGGCCCACCTGCGCACCGCCGAGCCGGGCAGCGACCACCAGCTGGCCTGGGCGCGGGCGTTCGCGGCGACCGCGCGCACCCCGGAGCAGCTGGACCTCCTGGAGGCCCTGCTCGACGGCACCCAGACCATCGAGGGCCTGGCCGTCGACACCGAGCTTCGCTGGGCGTTCGTCCAGCGGCTCGCGGCCGTCGGCCGGTACGACGAGACGGAGATCGCCGGCGAGTACGAGCGGGACAAGACGGCGGCCGGCGAGCGGCACGCGGCCACCGCCCGCGCCGCCCGCCCGACGCCGGAGGCGAAGGCGGAGGCCTGGTCCTCGGTCATCGACTCCGACAAGCTGCCCAACGCCGTGCAGGAGGCCGTGATCGGCGGCTTCGTGCAGACCGACCAGCGGGAGCTGCTCGCGCCGTACACGGACAGGTACTTCGAGGTCCTCAAGGGCGTCTGGGAGTCCCGTTCGCACGAGATCGCCCAGCAGATCGCCACCGGCCTGTACCCGTCGGTCCAGGTCTCCACGGAGACCCTGGCCAAGACGGACACCTGGCTGGCCTCGGCCGAGCCGACCGCGGCCCTGCGCCGCCTCGTCTCGGAGTCCCGCGCGGGCGTCGAGCGCGCGCTGAAGGCCCAGGCGGCGGACGCGGCGGCCGCCGAGTAG
- a CDS encoding aspartate-semialdehyde dehydrogenase codes for MRVGIVGATGQVGTVMRRILTERNFPVTELRLFASARSAGTVLDGVTVEDAATADYTGLDIVLFSAGGSTSKALAERVASQGAVVIDNSSAWRRDPEVPLVVSEVNPHAIADRPKGIIANPNCTTMAAMPVLKPLHEEAGLEALVVATYQAVSGSGLAGVAELHGQVQKVAAEADRLTHDGAAVDFPEPGVYKRPIAFNVLPFAGNLVDDGLNETDEEQKLRNESRKILEIPALKVSGTCVRVPVFSGHSLQVNARFARPLSPERATELLAKAPGVALSDIPTPLQAAGQDPSYVGRIRRDETVDNGLALFVSSDNLRKGAALNAVQIAELVAAELSGK; via the coding sequence GTGAGGGTCGGAATCGTCGGAGCCACCGGTCAGGTCGGCACGGTCATGCGCAGGATCCTCACGGAGCGGAACTTCCCGGTGACGGAGCTGCGCCTGTTCGCCTCGGCCCGCTCCGCCGGGACCGTGCTGGACGGTGTGACGGTGGAGGACGCGGCGACCGCCGACTACACCGGCCTGGACATCGTGCTCTTCTCGGCGGGCGGCTCGACCTCCAAGGCGCTGGCCGAAAGGGTCGCCTCGCAGGGCGCCGTCGTGATCGACAACTCCTCGGCCTGGCGCAGGGACCCCGAGGTCCCGCTGGTGGTCTCCGAGGTGAACCCGCACGCGATCGCCGACCGCCCCAAGGGCATCATCGCCAACCCGAACTGCACCACGATGGCCGCGATGCCGGTCCTCAAGCCGCTGCACGAGGAGGCCGGCCTGGAGGCCCTGGTCGTCGCCACCTACCAGGCGGTGTCCGGCTCGGGTCTGGCGGGCGTGGCCGAGCTGCACGGCCAGGTGCAGAAGGTGGCCGCCGAGGCCGACAGGCTCACCCACGACGGCGCGGCGGTCGACTTCCCCGAGCCGGGCGTCTACAAGCGGCCCATCGCCTTCAACGTGCTGCCCTTCGCCGGCAACCTCGTCGACGACGGTCTGAACGAGACCGACGAGGAGCAGAAGCTGCGCAACGAGTCCCGCAAGATCCTGGAGATCCCGGCCCTGAAGGTCTCCGGCACCTGTGTGCGCGTGCCGGTCTTCTCCGGCCACTCCCTCCAGGTGAACGCCCGCTTCGCCCGCCCGCTCTCCCCGGAGCGCGCCACCGAGCTGCTCGCGAAGGCGCCGGGCGTCGCCCTCTCCGACATCCCGACCCCGCTGCAGGCGGCCGGCCAGGACCCGTCGTACGTCGGCCGCATCCGCCGCGACGAGACGGTGGACAACGGCCTCGCCCTGTTCGTCTCCAGCGACAACCTCCGCAAGGGCGCCGCACTGAACGCGGTCCAGATCGCGGAGCTGGTCGCGGCGGAGCTGTCCGGCAAGTAA
- a CDS encoding RNA polymerase sigma factor: protein MLRGRVRRDQGVYAGGTDRAGDDPLDAAQERRVRAVLALGGVPQSDLPDGVQQVRLRLLERAASGREAPRDVSAWAAVVASNLAMDWHRAKRRQERLGERLAALRAPAHTSGEETSLLSLAVARGLDELPAAQRQVVVLRFFADLPVRAIAEELGIPEGTVKSRLHTAVRALRDRLHEDEVV from the coding sequence GTGCTGCGCGGAAGGGTGCGCCGCGACCAGGGGGTGTACGCCGGCGGTACGGACCGTGCCGGCGACGATCCGCTGGACGCGGCCCAGGAACGCCGGGTGCGGGCGGTGCTCGCGCTCGGCGGCGTGCCGCAGTCGGACCTGCCGGACGGGGTGCAGCAGGTCCGGCTGCGGCTGCTGGAGCGGGCCGCGAGCGGTCGCGAGGCGCCGCGGGACGTGTCGGCGTGGGCGGCGGTGGTCGCCTCCAACCTGGCCATGGACTGGCACCGGGCCAAGCGGCGCCAGGAGCGGCTGGGGGAGCGGCTGGCCGCGCTGCGCGCGCCCGCGCACACCTCGGGCGAGGAGACCAGCCTGCTGTCCCTCGCGGTCGCCCGGGGCCTGGACGAGCTGCCCGCCGCCCAGCGGCAGGTCGTCGTGCTGCGCTTCTTCGCCGACCTGCCGGTGCGGGCCATCGCCGAGGAGCTGGGCATCCCGGAGGGCACGGTCAAGAGCAGGCTGCACACGGCGGTCCGCGCACTGCGCGACCGGCTGCACGAGGACGAGGTGGTGTGA